Below is a genomic region from Zea mays cultivar B73 chromosome 9, Zm-B73-REFERENCE-NAM-5.0, whole genome shotgun sequence.
AACTGAATTAAGCTTTTTACTCCAACTTTTCCTCTAAAACTTGGAATTCTCCATACATGAAAGTTGTTTAACTTTCCAAAATCTACAAGTCCGTTTTTGCAAAGTTTCTTGTCACCTGTTGATTTATTGTTCTttgattctgtgtagttttttaaGAAGTACTGAAGTAGCATGTACTCTGCTTTCATTCAGTTGTTAATCCGTCTCATTTAGCCTATATAAACTTAAGTGAAAAGCATTAAAAACTCCTTTTTAGTTTAGTTGCCTAATTAATTAGCTTTCTTTTGCAACTCTAGGGTTCAGTAATTGGTTCCTCTTCGTCTACATTCCCTGTTAAAATCTAATATTTATAATTTTCTTTTTCTATAATAATTGAGTGAAACTATGCCTGTAGGAGGCACAACTTGATGGCAATGTAGTCACAGATTTGCCAAGTGATCCTATATTGCACAACATGGTATGTCTAAGCTAATTGTATTATTGTTTCAATTAAAATATAAAGCATAATTTGATTAAGTGATGCTATGATTTGATGTTTATTATAGAGAACTCGAAGGGTTCAAGCTGCCAGCATGGGCATATCAGAATCAGTATGTGGTTTTATTTGCCTTATTTCTTTCCAATTATGACGTTGTTTTACCAAAATATCATATGTTCATGTTTTGTAATTTGTAGAGACAAAAGCAAGTCTACCTTATTTCACTGATAAACAAAGGCAGAGTTGTGGCCAAAGGGAAGTTAGTGACTACAGATAGCCAAAGAGAAATATTAGGAGCAAAGCTTGGACCAGAATATTGTGGGGTTCTTGTTGAAGGCCTTGAAAATATTGAACTTGGCAATATTACAAATGAGGAGGTACCTAGACCATCTAATCAGATTCATACACTAATTGATGCTATTGGCTATGTTATTCCTTGGCCAATTACACATGTAAGtttcttttttatttgaaatagtACATGTGTCCCCATAACAAATTCAAATTGAGTTATTGATCTAACACATGCTTCATAGGTGAAGCAAGCTAGAAGCTCATCTTGTACCCGCAACAAGTTGGTACCTGCAGCACGTGGACAAAGCTAGATGGCGTGGACAAAGCTAGATGGGAAGCCTAGTATAATTGCAAAGTGAATCAGTTAGATTCTAGTAGTTACTAAAATTTTTAAGTGATATTTGTATGATATTGCCACTTTGgctttgcttctttgtgaacacaaTTGGCAGTTACTGAACATGTTTGCTATCGAGTTAGTTATCTTCTTGATATTTTGCCAAGGCCAAAAGCAATATTATTGAGGGTTTATAATTTGATTTTTTTTTAACATTCATCTCGATGCAcatttatatatataaatatataaatgaAAACATCTTTTTTTGGCACGTAATAAAGTGTTACAGTATAACGTGTCTATATTATTACAAACAAATATAGATGTATGTACAAAATCGTTTCTACAGGTCTTAATACACACTTTAACGTTACTATATAACGTATTGATATGCGTAGGCACACAATACAAACGTGGCTATATTATTTTTTCTACTTTTGTTAACACGCGTTTTGGCATTACTATAAAATGTGTCACTCGCTAGTTCAGCTGACACGTCAC
It encodes:
- the LOC103638245 gene encoding uncharacterized protein; translation: MRTRRVQAASMGISESRQKQVYLISLINKGRVVAKGKLVTTDSQREILGAKLGPEYCGVLVEGLENIELGNITNEEVPRPSNQIHTLIDAIGYVIPWPITHVKQARSSSCTRNKLVPAARGQS